A region of Thermodesulfovibrionales bacterium DNA encodes the following proteins:
- a CDS encoding tetratricopeptide repeat protein: MEEIRKLWEGALSHYEKKEYDRAENLVDKLLSANPDFHRGWFLKGVILEETGRSADARACYDKGGNLFNMWFRLALQVQESDPGRAIAYYGRALTLDQKSNIAWLNQGLLYERLGKREEAASCFSHITPGREVFSRIVAPSVFMLFLIVGGIIMIGKGEKTLSILVFLSAVVCFFLLKRDAATAVTMLVKKNSGRQLA; the protein is encoded by the coding sequence ATGGAGGAGATAAGAAAGTTGTGGGAAGGTGCATTGTCGCATTACGAAAAGAAGGAATATGACAGGGCCGAGAACCTCGTCGACAAACTCCTGTCGGCTAATCCTGATTTTCACAGGGGCTGGTTTCTGAAAGGGGTAATACTCGAGGAGACAGGGCGCTCCGCAGATGCCCGGGCGTGCTATGACAAGGGGGGTAATTTGTTCAATATGTGGTTTCGGTTGGCCTTGCAGGTTCAAGAAAGCGACCCGGGAAGGGCGATCGCGTATTACGGACGAGCACTCACCCTGGACCAAAAGTCAAATATAGCATGGCTTAATCAAGGGCTTCTCTATGAAAGATTAGGGAAACGTGAGGAGGCTGCGTCCTGTTTCAGTCACATAACCCCCGGAAGAGAGGTTTTTTCACGAATCGTAGCGCCGTCGGTATTCATGCTGTTCCTTATCGTCGGTGGCATTATTATGATCGGCAAGGGCGAGAAGACTCTATCGATACTTGTCTTCCTATCGGCGGTCGTATGTTTCTTCCTGCTGAAACGGGATGCTGCTACAGCAGTCACGATGCTCGTGAAGAAGAACTCCGGCAGGCAGCTGGCTTAA
- a CDS encoding DNA polymerase III subunit alpha, whose translation MHQRADFVPLHLHTEYSLLDGSIKIDELAERASQCKMPAVAITDHGNLFGAVEFYKKISKAGMKPIIGCEIYVAPGSRLEKGGMNASEASFHLILLAKDDAGYKNLVTLVSRAYTEGFYYKPRIDKDLLAQYSGGLIGLSACLKGEVPYYVSREMVDKARESALQYKHILGPDNFYIELQDNGLEAQERANRRLIELAKDLHIPVVATNDCHYLNREDARAHDILLCIQTGKTVSDQNRLRFESDQFYLKSPEEMKRAFAEIPDAILATRRIAERCNVQFTMGASLLPMFHVEGGAPDEYLRELSLLGLRDKFGPTPPEAYKKRLITELEIINRMKYASYFLIVWDFISFAKKRGIPVGPGRGSAAGSLVAYCLGITEIDPIKYNLLFERFLNPERVSMPDIDVDFCKDRRGEVISYVSNKYGDDHVAQIITFGTMAAKAAIRDVGRGLDMPYAEVDRIAKIIPNTLNITIDEALKSEPQLRELYDGDQKVRDLIDIAKRLEGLCRHASTHAAGVVVSPEPLTEYAPLYRNPADGTITTQFDMGAVESIGLLKFDFLGLKTLTVLERTLEYIKANGRELSLPDIPFDDQETYSLLSSGQTTGVFQLESEGMRDILRRMQPNRFEDLIALVALYRPGPMGWIDDFIKRKKGEAKVSYEMPQLREILDETYGIILYQEQVMMIANKIANFSMGQADILRRAMGKKRPEEMEKQKEGFIKGAVANGIPEKKAARLFENMEPFAMYGFNKSHSAAYAYVAYQTAYLKAHFPVEFMAATLSTDTDNTDKIVKSIGECKKMSIDILPPDINLGGREFKVIGNGIRFGLEAVKGVGSAAIESILSVREDGGPFQSMGEFLQRIDGKKVNKKVVESLVKSGAFDSLGISRSAAMAVIESSNGQQAACSLFGHDEVFDQKGGAEWDTTEILKHEKEALGFYITGHPLSRYREGMASLHVKRMSELEDALDKQEIHVAGVVSGIKKIKTKGKAETMAYLTLEDEDGRVEVLVFPEMYRNLSGILNKDSLISVKGTVDRTEKGIKLVSREIARIEDLMAQKNSRKIAIRIKSPAEPGGLEKLRELFSGYNERRGGARVCLLVEVEGALVEIDTDLSLEPSQDLIDSIERLTGKGTVKAG comes from the coding sequence ATGCATCAGCGCGCCGACTTTGTACCTCTTCATCTCCATACTGAGTACAGCCTGCTTGACGGGTCTATCAAGATTGATGAACTCGCGGAGCGGGCATCCCAGTGCAAGATGCCGGCAGTGGCGATAACAGACCATGGGAATCTCTTCGGGGCCGTCGAGTTCTACAAAAAGATATCGAAGGCCGGAATGAAGCCGATTATTGGGTGCGAGATTTACGTTGCCCCTGGAAGCCGCCTTGAAAAAGGGGGTATGAATGCGTCAGAGGCTTCATTCCATCTTATTCTTCTTGCGAAGGACGATGCAGGGTACAAGAATCTCGTGACCCTCGTCTCGAGAGCCTATACGGAAGGGTTCTATTATAAGCCGAGGATAGACAAGGACCTTCTCGCGCAGTACAGCGGGGGTCTTATCGGCCTTTCGGCTTGTCTGAAAGGAGAGGTCCCATACTATGTGAGCAGGGAGATGGTCGATAAGGCGAGAGAGAGTGCACTGCAATATAAGCATATCCTTGGCCCGGATAATTTCTACATCGAACTGCAGGATAACGGTCTCGAGGCCCAGGAACGGGCGAACCGAAGACTCATTGAGCTTGCGAAGGATCTCCATATCCCGGTAGTTGCTACTAATGACTGTCATTACCTGAACAGGGAGGACGCCAGGGCTCACGATATCCTTCTCTGTATTCAGACGGGCAAGACCGTCAGTGATCAGAACAGACTCCGCTTTGAGTCAGACCAGTTCTACCTCAAATCGCCGGAAGAGATGAAGAGGGCCTTTGCCGAGATTCCCGATGCGATTTTGGCGACACGACGGATTGCAGAGCGTTGTAACGTCCAATTCACGATGGGTGCTAGCCTGCTCCCGATGTTTCATGTCGAGGGGGGGGCTCCTGATGAATACCTCAGGGAACTTTCCCTGCTCGGTCTGAGAGATAAGTTCGGTCCCACCCCGCCGGAGGCATACAAAAAACGACTCATAACGGAACTTGAGATCATTAATAGGATGAAGTACGCCTCTTATTTTCTTATCGTCTGGGACTTTATCAGTTTTGCCAAGAAACGGGGTATTCCGGTCGGTCCCGGCAGAGGTTCCGCAGCAGGGAGCCTCGTGGCCTACTGTCTCGGGATAACGGAGATAGACCCGATAAAATACAATCTCCTCTTCGAGAGGTTTCTCAATCCCGAGCGGGTGAGCATGCCGGACATCGATGTCGATTTCTGCAAGGACAGAAGGGGTGAGGTGATATCCTATGTCTCCAATAAATATGGTGATGACCATGTGGCGCAGATCATAACCTTCGGAACGATGGCAGCGAAAGCGGCGATCAGAGATGTGGGCAGGGGACTCGACATGCCCTACGCCGAGGTGGACCGGATTGCAAAGATCATCCCGAATACCCTGAACATTACTATCGATGAGGCGCTCAAGTCCGAGCCTCAACTCAGGGAATTATATGACGGGGATCAGAAGGTGAGAGACCTCATCGACATAGCGAAGAGGCTCGAAGGTCTCTGCCGGCATGCATCCACCCATGCTGCGGGCGTCGTCGTCTCCCCCGAGCCGCTCACCGAGTATGCACCGCTTTATAGAAACCCGGCTGACGGTACGATAACGACCCAGTTCGACATGGGAGCAGTGGAGAGCATCGGACTCCTGAAGTTTGACTTCCTTGGACTGAAGACCTTAACGGTCCTCGAAAGAACCCTCGAATACATCAAGGCCAACGGCAGAGAACTCTCCCTCCCTGACATCCCCTTTGATGATCAGGAGACCTACAGTCTCCTTAGCTCCGGCCAGACGACGGGCGTATTCCAACTCGAAAGCGAAGGCATGCGAGACATCCTGAGACGGATGCAGCCGAACCGATTCGAGGACCTCATAGCGCTTGTTGCCCTTTATCGGCCGGGGCCGATGGGCTGGATTGATGACTTTATCAAGCGCAAGAAAGGGGAGGCGAAGGTCTCCTATGAGATGCCCCAGTTGCGGGAGATACTCGATGAAACGTACGGGATAATCCTCTACCAGGAACAGGTCATGATGATCGCCAACAAGATAGCGAATTTCTCGATGGGACAGGCGGACATCCTGAGGAGGGCGATGGGGAAGAAGAGACCGGAGGAGATGGAGAAGCAGAAGGAGGGCTTCATCAAAGGGGCTGTCGCCAACGGGATTCCCGAGAAAAAGGCTGCGAGACTCTTTGAGAATATGGAACCCTTCGCCATGTACGGCTTCAACAAATCCCATTCCGCTGCGTATGCCTATGTCGCTTACCAGACCGCCTATCTCAAGGCCCACTTCCCCGTGGAATTCATGGCGGCAACGCTGAGTACCGATACGGATAACACCGACAAGATCGTGAAGTCGATAGGGGAATGCAAGAAGATGTCGATCGATATCTTACCTCCTGATATCAATCTGGGCGGCAGGGAGTTCAAGGTGATCGGGAACGGCATTCGCTTCGGACTCGAGGCGGTGAAGGGAGTCGGTTCTGCTGCTATCGAATCGATTCTTTCCGTGAGGGAGGACGGCGGTCCCTTCCAATCCATGGGGGAATTTCTCCAGAGGATCGACGGGAAGAAGGTCAACAAGAAGGTTGTGGAGAGTCTTGTAAAGTCAGGTGCCTTTGACTCACTCGGGATAAGCAGGTCAGCCGCAATGGCTGTCATCGAATCTTCAAACGGCCAGCAAGCTGCCTGCAGCCTTTTTGGGCACGATGAGGTTTTCGACCAGAAGGGTGGCGCGGAGTGGGATACTACGGAAATTCTGAAGCACGAAAAGGAAGCCCTCGGTTTTTACATAACGGGCCACCCCCTCTCGAGATACAGGGAGGGTATGGCGTCACTGCATGTGAAGAGGATGTCAGAACTCGAGGATGCGCTCGACAAACAGGAGATCCATGTGGCGGGCGTTGTGAGCGGAATTAAGAAGATCAAGACGAAGGGCAAGGCTGAAACCATGGCTTATCTTACCCTCGAAGATGAGGACGGCAGGGTCGAGGTTCTCGTTTTTCCCGAGATGTACAGGAATTTGTCGGGCATCCTGAATAAGGACAGCCTTATAAGCGTGAAAGGGACCGTCGACAGGACAGAAAAGGGGATTAAACTCGTATCAAGGGAGATCGCGAGGATCGAGGATCTTATGGCGCAGAAGAACTCCCGGAAGATCGCTATTAGGATCAAATCTCCTGCTGAGCCCGGCGGCCTGGAGAAACTCCGGGAGCTTTTCTCCGGATACAACGAGAGAAGAGGCGGCGCCCGCGTATGTCTCCTTGTCGAAGTTGAGGGCGCCCTCGTCGAGATCGACACAGACCTTTCCTTAGAACCCTCTCAGGATCTAATCGACAGCATAGAGAGGCTGACAGGAAAAGGGACGGTGAAGGCAGGATGA
- the yidC gene encoding membrane protein insertase YidC, with translation MDSMEKRTLIAVLLTLVVLIGYQFMFTKPVPQTPQKAETGTKTEREATKKETPSPVVPAPPAEVSVAARDIKVETELYAATLTSRGGTIKGFQLRRYKDKNNGDVTLLKAPDAYPAPLAVGLSTENFELSRMNFSVHGSDQNLKGAETGSLIFEYSSPSVTIRRTYTFHGDRYTIDVSDEVAGLPEYWITLGSDFGIYDSKDSSIPHFGPVILKDTERIELNTKKFAETQSYRGGLRWVAEEDKYFCAALIPSGQEQEAKAWKAGDSVLVAFKAKAGRNNFIVYAGPKEYDRLSALHVGLEHIIDFGFFSILARPLFWLLKFFYSFLGNYGWAIVLLTVIVRIPFIPLVNKGQKSMRQLQAIQPKLTEIREKYKKDPQRMQKETMEMYKKYKVNPMGGCLPMLLQIPVFFALYKVLMTAIELRDASFILWIRDLSGPDTLFGHIPASFPLIGGFAIGPLPIAMGITMVIQQKMTPSSLDPAQNKMMMLMPVVFTFLFLNFASGLVLYWLVNNVFSIAQQYYTNARTAKQPS, from the coding sequence ATGGATTCTATGGAAAAAAGGACCCTCATCGCTGTTTTGCTGACACTCGTCGTCTTGATAGGGTATCAATTCATGTTCACGAAACCCGTGCCTCAGACGCCGCAAAAGGCAGAGACAGGGACAAAGACAGAAAGAGAAGCGACGAAGAAAGAGACACCTTCCCCGGTTGTACCCGCCCCGCCCGCTGAAGTATCCGTCGCTGCAAGAGACATAAAGGTGGAAACCGAACTTTATGCCGCAACGCTCACATCGAGAGGAGGTACCATCAAAGGCTTTCAACTGAGACGGTATAAGGATAAGAATAACGGCGATGTTACCCTTCTCAAGGCGCCGGATGCATACCCTGCTCCTCTCGCAGTAGGGCTGAGTACCGAAAATTTCGAGCTCTCGAGAATGAATTTTAGCGTGCACGGTTCCGATCAAAATCTCAAGGGAGCCGAGACAGGTTCATTGATCTTCGAATATTCTTCGCCTTCCGTGACGATAAGGAGGACCTATACATTCCATGGGGACCGCTATACCATTGATGTGAGCGATGAAGTGGCAGGCCTTCCTGAATATTGGATTACCCTCGGCTCCGATTTCGGGATCTACGATTCAAAAGATTCATCCATACCTCATTTCGGTCCGGTCATCCTCAAAGACACGGAAAGAATAGAATTGAATACGAAGAAATTCGCCGAAACACAGAGTTACCGCGGCGGCCTCCGCTGGGTGGCCGAGGAGGACAAATATTTCTGTGCGGCGCTTATTCCGTCCGGTCAGGAGCAGGAGGCGAAGGCTTGGAAGGCCGGGGATTCCGTACTCGTCGCTTTCAAGGCTAAAGCGGGGAGAAACAATTTCATTGTTTATGCCGGACCAAAGGAATACGATAGATTGAGCGCGTTGCACGTCGGTCTTGAGCACATCATAGATTTCGGGTTCTTCTCGATCCTGGCTCGGCCTCTCTTCTGGCTGCTGAAATTCTTCTATTCCTTCCTCGGAAACTATGGCTGGGCGATAGTACTCCTGACGGTCATCGTGAGAATCCCCTTCATCCCGCTTGTGAACAAAGGGCAAAAGTCTATGCGGCAGCTCCAGGCGATCCAGCCGAAACTCACGGAGATACGGGAGAAATACAAGAAGGACCCGCAGCGGATGCAGAAAGAGACGATGGAGATGTACAAGAAATATAAGGTGAATCCCATGGGCGGATGCCTTCCGATGCTCCTCCAGATACCTGTCTTCTTCGCCCTCTATAAGGTTCTCATGACGGCCATCGAATTACGGGATGCGTCGTTCATCCTCTGGATACGGGACCTCTCCGGACCGGATACCCTCTTCGGGCACATCCCCGCATCGTTTCCCCTTATCGGCGGGTTCGCCATAGGGCCATTGCCCATCGCTATGGGCATAACCATGGTGATCCAGCAAAAGATGACGCCTTCGTCCCTTGACCCCGCACAAAATAAAATGATGATGCTCATGCCGGTGGTGTTTACCTTCCTCTTTCTCAATTTCGCATCCGGACTTGTTCTCTACTGGCTCGTGAACAACGTCTTCAGTATCGCCCAGCAGTACTATACGAACGCTCGGACCGCTAAACAACCTTCCTGA
- a CDS encoding Hsp20/alpha crystallin family protein: protein MAGFKGSTELMKTERPRLLSPIDEMERWFEDVIRRPFSWLPSTVWPEMKVGEFEAVSPHVDIYEEGNELVLKADLPGLEKKDLDISVSGNALTITGEKKREEKVEKGDYFRYERSHGSFFRRFELPADVDTEKIEAHLENGVLEVRLPKSEEAKSKSKKISIS from the coding sequence ATGGCAGGATTCAAAGGTTCAACGGAACTGATGAAGACCGAAAGACCGAGATTACTTTCGCCCATCGATGAGATGGAGAGGTGGTTTGAAGATGTTATCCGGAGACCTTTTTCATGGCTCCCTTCAACGGTCTGGCCTGAAATGAAAGTCGGCGAGTTCGAAGCCGTTTCACCTCATGTCGACATTTATGAGGAAGGCAATGAACTGGTTCTGAAAGCCGATCTGCCGGGCTTGGAAAAGAAGGACCTCGACATCAGTGTTTCCGGTAACGCGCTGACCATAACGGGCGAGAAGAAGAGAGAAGAAAAGGTGGAAAAGGGTGATTACTTCAGGTATGAACGTTCCCATGGTTCGTTCTTCCGCAGGTTTGAACTGCCGGCCGATGTTGATACGGAAAAGATAGAGGCTCACCTTGAAAACGGCGTCCTGGAAGTAAGACTACCGAAGAGCGAAGAGGCGAAAAGCAAAAGCAAGAAAATCTCGATCAGCTGA
- a CDS encoding glycosyltransferase family 9 protein, which produces MSKIGRNPLESTAGLKTLIHHSGALGDLLLSLRCIGTIRRLSGLVHIAGGSDAADFLREAGYADEASSAEAAFYSSLYTTTPDEKTMEFLSRYDRAFLFTLRSDSRIVANFRKAVRQTETIITIPPPGVRRHVSEYRMEQLSHKIDGGSDPALSSGLLRIPSLPIERAEEFLAGSGYDSTGMTLIGMHPGSGGKGKCWSIERYLALAGRMKQDRDIFFLFFSGPAEGPDVKEKVDDFARRQRRVIHVSNARLVTVAALLSLCHLYVGNDSGVTHLAAAVNADVLALFGPTDPFFWKPLGRGVEVISALPPAGFPQAITVEAVYERMTSFLSRR; this is translated from the coding sequence ATGAGCAAGATAGGAAGGAATCCCCTTGAAAGCACGGCAGGCTTGAAAACGTTAATCCACCACAGCGGAGCACTCGGCGATCTCCTCCTTTCCCTTCGGTGCATCGGGACGATAAGGCGTCTCTCAGGTCTTGTCCATATCGCGGGAGGATCCGATGCGGCAGATTTTCTGAGGGAGGCAGGCTATGCCGATGAGGCATCTTCCGCTGAGGCCGCATTCTATTCGTCACTATACACAACGACTCCAGACGAAAAGACGATGGAATTCCTGTCACGGTATGACCGGGCCTTTCTCTTCACGTTACGGAGTGATTCCCGTATTGTCGCGAACTTCAGGAAAGCGGTTCGCCAGACGGAGACAATCATCACGATACCTCCACCCGGTGTCAGAAGACATGTCTCTGAATACAGAATGGAACAGCTTTCCCATAAGATCGATGGAGGTAGTGATCCGGCACTATCGTCGGGGCTGCTTCGCATTCCCTCTCTCCCTATAGAAAGGGCCGAGGAGTTCCTCGCGGGATCGGGATATGACAGCACCGGGATGACACTGATAGGCATGCATCCGGGGAGCGGAGGGAAAGGCAAGTGCTGGTCGATCGAAAGATATCTTGCGCTTGCCGGAAGGATGAAACAGGACCGGGATATCTTCTTCCTCTTCTTCTCGGGGCCTGCGGAGGGCCCCGACGTGAAAGAAAAGGTGGATGACTTCGCCCGGAGACAGAGAAGGGTTATCCATGTGAGCAATGCGAGGCTAGTTACTGTTGCGGCCCTACTGAGCCTCTGCCATCTCTACGTAGGGAATGACTCAGGCGTTACGCATCTTGCGGCAGCGGTGAACGCTGATGTTCTCGCTCTCTTCGGCCCTACCGATCCATTTTTCTGGAAGCCCCTCGGCAGAGGCGTTGAAGTGATCTCTGCGTTGCCTCCTGCCGGTTTCCCGCAGGCCATTACCGTGGAAGCGGTATATGAGAGGATGACCTCATTCCTTTCAAGAAGATGA
- a CDS encoding acetyl-CoA carboxylase carboxyltransferase subunit alpha encodes MRYYLEFEKPIEALETKIDELKRLSDGKDIDMTSEIKKLEKKVRDLGTEIFANLSPWQRTMIARHPDRPYTLDYISIMTEGFVELHGDRRFADDPAVIGGLGKVGGTTVMVIGHQKGRGTRERIQRNFGQPHPEGYRKALRLMRLAERFKIPVLTLIDTPGAFPGIGAEERGQAEAIATNLMEMSRVKTPIVSVVIGEGGSGGAIALGVSDRLYMLEHAVYSVISPEGCAAILLKKKNGDLTPGEFDKAAQALRLTARDLLEFKVIDDIIPEPPGGAHRSHETVAGSVAETVLNALEELKAKTPGKLIEERYKRFRRVGVVEFAEREKG; translated from the coding sequence ATGAGATATTACCTAGAATTCGAGAAGCCTATCGAGGCGCTCGAGACGAAGATAGATGAATTGAAGCGCCTTTCCGACGGAAAGGATATTGATATGACGTCGGAGATAAAGAAACTCGAGAAAAAAGTCCGGGACCTCGGGACAGAGATATTTGCAAACCTGTCTCCCTGGCAGAGGACGATGATCGCACGTCACCCGGACAGACCCTATACCCTCGATTACATTTCGATCATGACGGAAGGGTTTGTTGAGCTGCATGGTGACAGGAGATTCGCCGACGATCCCGCGGTCATCGGAGGATTGGGAAAGGTCGGCGGCACAACCGTTATGGTCATAGGGCATCAGAAGGGACGGGGGACGAGGGAGAGGATACAGAGGAATTTCGGACAGCCACATCCTGAGGGTTATAGAAAGGCCCTCCGGCTCATGCGACTCGCGGAGAGGTTTAAGATACCAGTACTGACGTTAATCGACACGCCGGGCGCGTTCCCCGGGATAGGGGCCGAGGAGAGGGGGCAGGCCGAAGCGATCGCCACGAATCTCATGGAGATGTCCAGGGTCAAGACCCCGATCGTATCCGTTGTGATCGGGGAGGGGGGGAGCGGCGGCGCCATCGCGCTGGGGGTCTCGGACCGATTATATATGCTTGAACATGCCGTCTATTCTGTAATATCTCCTGAAGGCTGCGCGGCGATCCTTTTGAAGAAAAAAAATGGAGATTTGACTCCCGGAGAATTTGACAAGGCGGCGCAGGCACTGAGGCTCACGGCTCGTGACCTTCTCGAGTTCAAGGTGATCGATGATATCATCCCGGAGCCGCCGGGAGGTGCCCACAGGAGCCATGAGACCGTTGCCGGTTCGGTAGCCGAGACCGTTCTCAATGCCCTGGAGGAGCTGAAGGCGAAGACCCCGGGCAAACTCATAGAGGAGCGGTATAAGAGATTCAGAAGGGTCGGGGTAGTTGAATTTGCTGAGAGAGAAAAGGGATGA
- the rpmH gene encoding 50S ribosomal protein L34, whose translation MGTYTTYHPHKIKRKRNHGFLERMSTKGGRRTLQRRRAKGRKRLVV comes from the coding sequence ATGGGAACTTATACAACATACCATCCGCATAAGATAAAGAGAAAGAGAAATCACGGCTTCCTTGAAAGGATGAGCACCAAGGGAGGAAGAAGGACTCTCCAGCGGAGACGCGCGAAGGGGCGCAAGAGGTTGGTCGTTTAA
- the yidD gene encoding membrane protein insertion efficiency factor YidD: MSRLIILAIKGYRLFVSPLLPGACRFTPTCSCYSIDAVTKYGSLKGLSLSLGRVLRCHPFHPGGYDPVR; the protein is encoded by the coding sequence ATGAGCAGACTAATCATCCTGGCAATCAAGGGCTACCGTCTTTTCGTCTCACCTCTTCTCCCCGGAGCCTGCAGGTTTACTCCCACTTGTTCATGTTACTCGATCGATGCCGTCACGAAGTATGGGTCGCTGAAAGGTCTCTCTCTTTCACTCGGCAGGGTGCTCCGATGCCATCCCTTCCACCCCGGCGGATACGACCCGGTGAGGTAA
- a CDS encoding DUF4337 domain-containing protein, producing MPEVELPKTDELEEVRGKRFTRRVALTTAVFAVLLAVTSLGGNHAMKEMLLAQQQSSDQWAFYQSKVVREHLYRLQKSRLETDILERGRAMNPEVRKQFEAMLKNLKEEEVRYNSEKKKIEEDAKELERERDKNRSKDPYFDYAEVFLQIAIVMASISILALSLPVFYFSLVSAILGTVLMLNGYLLIFRLPFFQ from the coding sequence ATGCCGGAAGTCGAGCTGCCCAAAACGGATGAACTTGAAGAGGTGAGGGGGAAGAGATTTACCCGGCGCGTTGCCCTCACTACCGCAGTATTCGCAGTGCTCCTCGCGGTGACATCCCTCGGAGGGAATCATGCGATGAAGGAGATGCTCCTCGCGCAGCAGCAATCTTCTGACCAGTGGGCCTTTTATCAGTCGAAGGTAGTGAGAGAGCATCTCTACAGGCTCCAGAAGAGCCGGCTCGAAACCGACATCCTCGAACGGGGCAGGGCCATGAACCCCGAGGTACGGAAACAATTCGAGGCGATGCTGAAGAACCTGAAGGAGGAAGAGGTCAGGTACAATTCTGAGAAGAAGAAGATCGAAGAGGATGCGAAAGAACTCGAACGTGAACGGGATAAGAACCGGTCTAAAGACCCGTATTTTGACTATGCGGAAGTCTTTCTCCAGATAGCCATCGTCATGGCATCGATATCGATTCTCGCCCTTTCCCTTCCCGTCTTCTACTTCTCTCTCGTCTCTGCCATTCTCGGAACGGTCCTCATGCTGAACGGATATCTCCTCATCTTCAGACTCCCCTTCTTCCAGTAG